The genomic interval AGAGTTAGAGGATACTATCCAATGTATGATATAATAACTTATAATAAACTTGGAAAAGAAATTAATGAGTTAAAATATGTAGAAGGTAAACTAGAAGGGGATGTCTCAACTTTCTATAATGAAAGAGGAGATGCGACAGAGGTAAAAAATAATCTAAATCCTGATTATCCATATATCTTAATTTATTATGATTACTATAAAGATGGTGGATATGAAAAAACAGTAGATGGAAGTGGTAGAAGAAGTTTCGTTGTTGTTGACAAAAATGGTTTTCAAAGAGAATTGGCATATGTTCTTTTCTTTGGTTCAAGAAATCCAGTAGTTCAGCTTGATATATATGAAAAAAATATCAATGAAAAAAGAGATAAATATGGTAATATAACTGAATTCACTTCTGTTAGATACGATGTTTTAGAGAATAATAAAGCTAAAGCAGAAGATATCTATAAACAACTTAGAGAACAAAAAATTAAAAAAATTGGTGTTAGTGGAAAAGTAGAAATAACTTATGAATACTATAATTAAAAATTTGGAAGGAGAGACAAAGATAAAATGAATGAATTAGACAAAAATTACTCACCTAATGAGATAGAGGAAAAGTGGTATAAGACTTGGGAAGAATCAAAGTTCTTTGCAGCAAGTCTTTCATCTGAAAAGGAAAACTATTCTATAGTTATTCCACCTCCAAATGTAACAGGAATTTTACATATGGGGCACGTTTTAAATAACTCTATTCAAGATACTTTAATAAGATACAATAGAATGAGAGGTAAAAATACTCTTTGGATGCCAGGTTGTGACCACGCTGGAATAGCAACTCAAAATAAAGTTGAAAGAAAATTAGCAGAAGAAGGATTAAAAAAAGAAGATATAGGTAGAGAAAAATTCCTTGAAATGACTTGGGATTGGAAAGAAAAATATGGAGGTATCATAACTCAGCAATTAAGAAAGTTAGGAGCTTCACTTGACTGGGATAGAGAAAGATTTACTATGGACGAAGGACTTTCTTATGCAGTTAGAAAAATTTTTAATGACTTATATCATGATGGTTTAATTTATCAAGGTGAATATATGGTAAACTGGTGTCCTTCTTGTGGAACTGCACTTGCAGATGATGAAGTTGACCACGAAGAAAAAGATGGACATCTATGGCAAATAAAATATCCTGTAAAAGATTCTGATGAATATATAATAATCGCTACTTCAAGACCTGAAACTATGCTTGCTGACGTGGCAGTTGCAGTTCACCCTGAAGATGAAAGATACAAACATTTAATAGGAAAAACTTTAATTTTACCATTAGTTAATAGAGAAATTCCTGTTATTGCAGATGAATATGTTGATAAAGAATTTGGAACAGGAGCTTTAAAAATTACTCCTGCACATGACCCTAATGACTATAATTTAGGAAAGAAATATAATCTACCTGTAATAAATATGTTAACTCCTGATGGAAAAATAGTTAATGACTATTCTAAATATGCAGGACTTGATAGATTTGAAGCTAGAAAGAAAATTGTTGAGGACTTAAAAGAACAAGGTTTCTTTATAAAGACTGAACATTTACACCATGCAGTAGGACAATGTTATAGATGTCAAACTGTTATTGAACCAAGAGTATCTCCTCAATGGTTTGTTAAAATGAAGCCTCTTGCTGAAAAAGCTCTTGAAGTTGTAAGAAATGGTGAAATAAAAATTCTTCCTAAGAGAATGGAAAAAATTTACTATAACTGGCTAGAAAATATAAGAGATTGGTGTATATCAAGACAAATTTGGTGGGGACATAGAATACCTGCTTGGTATGGACCTGATAGACATGTTTTTGTTGCTATGGATGAAGCAGAAGCAAAGGAACAAGCTAAGAAACATTATGGACATGATGTTGAACTATCTCAAGAAGAAGATGTTTTAGATACTTGGTTCTCATCTGCACTTTGGCCATTCTCAACAATGGGTTGGCCTGAAAAAACTAAGGAATTAGATTTATTCTATCCTACAAATACATTAGTAACAGGAGCAGACATTATATTCTTCTGGGTTGCTAGAATGATAATGTTTGGTATGTATGAACTTAAAAAGATACCATTTAAAAATGTATTCTTCCATGGAATAGTAAGAGATGAAATTGGTAGAAAGATGTCAAAATCTCTTGGAAACTCTCCTGATCCACTTGACTTAATAAAAGAATTTGGAGTAGATGCTATAAGATTTTCTATGATATATAACACTTCTCAAGGACAAGATGTACACTTCTCAACTGACTTACTAGGAATGGGAAGAAATTTTGCAAATAAAATTTGGAATGCTGCAAGATTTGTTATTATGAACTTAGAAGGTTTTGATGTAAAATCTGTAGATAAAACTAAATTAGATTATGAACTTGTTGATAAATGGATAATTTCAAGATTAAATGAAACTGCAAAAGAGGTAGAAGATTGTTTAGAAAAATTTGAACTTGATAATGCTGCTAAAGCTGTTTATGAATTCTTAAGAGGAGATTTCTGTGATTGGTATGTTGAAATTGCAAAAATCAGACTTTATAATGATGACGAAGATAAGAAAATTTCTAAATTAACAGCACAATATATGCTTTGGACTATCTTAGAACAAGGATTGAGATTACTTCATCCATTTATGCCATTCATCACAGAAGAAATTTGGCAAAAAATTAAAGTAGATGGTGAAACTATCATGCTACAACAATATCCTGTAGCTGATAATAATCTAATAGATGTTAAAATTGAAAAATCTTTTGAATATATAAAAGAAGTTGTTTCTTCACTTAGAAATATAAGAGCAGAAAAAGGAATTTCTCCTGCTAAACCTGCAAAAGTAGTTGTATCAACTTCTAATTCAGAAGAATTAGAAACTCTCGAAAAGAATGAATTATTTATCAAGAAATTAGCTAATTTAGAAGAATTAACTTGTGGAGCAAACTTAGAAGCTCCTGCACAAAGTTCTTTAAGAGTAGCTGGAAACTCATCAGTATATATGATATTAACAGGACTTTTAAATAATGAAGCAGAAATTAAAAAGATTAATGAACAACTTGCTAAATTAGAAAAAGAATTAGAGCCTGTAAACAGAAAATTATCTGATGAAAAGTTCACTTCAAAAGCTCCTCAACATATAATTGATAGAGAGCTAAGAATACAAAAAGAATATCTTGATAAGATAGAAAAATTAAAAGAAAGTTTAAAAAGTTTTGAAGAATAAAAAAGTTAAAGGCTATTGAAAATTTTCAATAGCCTTTATTTTTTTAAAATAAAAACATCACTTATTCCAGTAAGTGATGTTTTGCCTTTATTTTGGTTTTTTATGGTTCAATATATTTCTATATCTAGATTAATTATAGTATTTATTTTTTATCTTGTCAATGATATAATTAATTGCCTTTATTATTTTTCCCTTCATCTCAAAAGTAAGGAGGTGAAGATGTTGAAAAAGGTTATTTTATGGTTCACGATAGTAGTATTTTTTTTAATGCTTTTATCTAAAAACATTAATTTAACATTTATTTTTAATTTTTAAATAATTGTTAAATACTGGTTTTATGTGGGTGATTTGTTCCAGCAGATCACCTGCTTTTTTTTATTTTACAAATTATAACAAACGTGGTATACTTTAAATAGTTCTAAATAGAACTAATTTAAAAAATAAATATAAGGACTGATATATATGCAAAGATTAGGTGGATTTCTAATAACTAAAATAAAACAATTACATAGTAGAGCATTGGCACAATGTATAAGTGATAAGGGTATAGATGCTTTTAGTGGAGAGCAAGGAAAGATTTTATTTGTGCTTTGGCGAAAAGATAAAATCACTCAAAAAGAATTAGCAACTGAAACAGGTTTAGCTAAGAATACAATTACAATTATGCTTGAAAAAATGGGAAAAAATAATTTAATTAGAAAAATAACAGATGAAAATGATAAAAGAAAATCATTGGTAATTTTAACAGATTATGCAAAGTCTTTGAAAAAACCTTTTGATGAAATTTCAGATGATGAGATGTTAAAGAAGGTGTATAAAGGTTTTAGTGAAGAAGAAATAGATAAATGTGAAGAATATTTACATAGAATTATTAAGAATTTAGAAGAAAAAGAGGAAAGTGATAGATAATGGTAAATCAATTAATGAAATTATTGACAGAAGACTTTAAATTTTTTACTAATTTAACAATAGAACATGTTTTAATATCGTTGTTAGCTATAAGTATTGCTAGTGTACTAGGTATTATTCTAGGAATAATAATAAGTGAATATAGAAGATTTTCAGGTTTAATATTAGGAACTGTCAATATACTTTATACTATACCTTCAATAGCATTATTGGGATTTTTTATCACTATCACAGGAGTTGGAAATACAACAGCACTTATCGCTTTAATAATATATGCACTTTTACCAATAATAAGAAGTACATACACAGGAATTGTAAACATAAATCCTTTGATTATTGAGGCATCAGAGGGAATGGGAAGTACAAAATTACAGCAACTATTCAAGGTTAAATTGCCACTAGCATTGCCTGTTTTGATGTCTGGTATTAGAAATATGGTTACAATGACAATAGCACTTGCAGGTATAGCTTCATTTGTTGGAGCAGGAGGCTTAGGGGTTGCAATTTATAGAGGTATAACAACTAACAATTCAGCTATGACTTTTCTTGGAAGCTTACTTATAGCACTTTTAGCTTTGATTTTTGATTTTATATTAGGAATTATGGAGAAAAGATTGACTAATCATAAAAGAACAAAATATAAAGTAAATTTTAAACTTATAATTTTAGGGCTTTTCATAATTATATTTGGAGCATATTTTTCTTTAAATTCAAAAAAAGATAAAACTATAAATATTGCAACAAAACCTATGACAGAGGGCTATATCTTAGGACAAATGCTAACTGAACTTATTGAACAAGATACGAATTTAAAAGTAAATATGACAACTGGGGTTGGTGGTGGAACTTCCAATATACAGCCTGCAATGGTTAAGGGAGAATTTGACCTATACCCTGAATATACAGGAACTTCCTGGGAAGCTGTATTGAAAAAAGAAGGTAGCTATGATGAAAGTAAATTTGATGAATTACAAAAAGAATATAAAGAAAAATATAATTTAGAATATGTAAATTTATATGGTTTTAATAATACTTATGGTCTAGCAGTAAATAAGGATATTGCAGAAAAATATAATTTAAAAACATATAGTGATTTAGCAAAAGTCTCAAATAATTTAATTTTTGGTGCAGAATATGATTTCTTTGAAAGAGAAGATGGCTATAAAGAATTACAAAAAGTATATAATATGAATTTTAAAAAACAAATAGATATGGATATTGGGCTTAAATATCAGGCTATGAAAGATAAGAAAATTGATGTTATGGTAATATTTACAACAGATGGACAACTAGCAATATCTGATGTAGTTGTTTTAGAAGATGATAAAAAGATGTATCCATCATATAGAGCAGGAACAGTTGTAAGAAGTGAGATTTTATCTGAATATCCAGAATTAAAACCAGTTTTAGAAAAATTAAATAATATTTTAGATGATAAGACAATGGCAGATTTGAATTATCAAGTTGAAAGTGAAGGTAAAAAGCCAGAAGATGTTGCAAGAGAATACTTGCAAGAAAAAGGTTTATTGGAGGCTAAATAATGATAGAATTCAAAAATATTAGTAAAAGTTATGGAAACCAAGAAATAATAAAAGATTTTAATTTGACTATTGAATGTGGAACATTTTTAACTATCATAGGTTCGTCAGGTTCTGGAAAAACAACAATTTTAAAAATGATAAATGGTCTTATAAAGGCAGATAAAGGTGAAGTACTGATAAATAATAAAAATATTCAAGATGAAGATTTAATCGAACTTAGAAGAAAAATTGGATATGTAATTCAAGGAAATATTTTATTTCCACACTTAACAGTTTTTGATAATATTGCTTACGTATTAAATCTAAAAAAATATAATAAAAAAGAAATTGAAAAGATAGTAAATGAAAAAATGGATATGTTAAATCTTTCAAGAGATTTAAAAGATAGATTGCCAGATGAGCTTTCAGGTGGACAGCAACAAAGAGTTGGAATAGCAAGAGCCTTAGCAGCAAATCCTGACATAATATTGATGGACGAGCCATTTGGAGCAGTTGACGCTATTACAAGATATCAGTTACAAAAAGATTTAAAGGAGTTACATAAAAAAACAGAAGCAACTATTGTATTTATAACTCATGATATAACTGAAGCTTTAAAATTAGGAACAAAGGTTTTAGTATTGGATAAAGGTGAAATCCAACAATATGATATGCCTAAAAATATTTGTTCTAATCCTAAAAATGAATTTGTAAAACAATTATTAAAAATGGCAGAGATGTAAGAGAAAAGAATTGAAAAAATTTTTTAAAAAATGATATAATTTAGACATTATAAAATTTAGAAATGATTTAATTAAATATGAAAGGAGATCAATTATGAAAATTTATGATTTTACTGTAAAAAATAGAAAAGGTGAAGACGTTTCTTTAGAAAATTTTAAAGGAAAAGTCTTATTGATTGTTAATACTGCAACTAGATGTGGATTCACTCCTCAATATGATGAGTTAGAAGCTTTATACTCAAAATATAATAAAGATAGTTTTGAAGTTTTAGACTTCCCTTGTAATCAATTTGGAAATCAAGCTCCAGAAAGTGATGATGAAATTCATACTTTCTGTCAATTGAATTACAAAGTTAAATTTGACCAATTTGCAAAAGTTGAAGTTAATGGTGAAAATGCTATACCACTTTTCAAATACTTAAAAGAGCAAAAAGGATTTACTGGTTTTGATCCTAAGCATAAACTAACTTCTATACTTAATGATATGCTTTCAAAAAATGATCCTGACTTTGCTAAAAAACCAGATATAAAGTGGAATTTTACTAAGTTTTTAGTAGACAAGTCTGGGAATGTTGTAGCAAGATTTGAACCTACTACAGGTGCTGAAGAAATAGAAAAAGAAATTAAAAAATATCTGTGAACTACTCACGACTAACACTCTACGAGTGCTAGAGTCGAGAGCTTCATAAGATAACTGAAAAAGTAAGTTATCTTCTAAGAAGTTTGGTTTTAAAACCCTTATTCTTTTTGGCTAGTCCACGATAGCCACTACTGGATAAGACTTGCATCTACACCGCTACTTTTATCTGTATATTATATTTAAAAAGAACAACTATACAGAACAGTGAATATTTTACAAGGCTACTGTTTACTAGCCTTAACTCCATATATTCAGTTGCTAATGTTCTAAGTATATTATACATTAAAATTAGTAAAATTACAAATTTTAGTACAATATTTTCAATGTTGGTGTTATTCATCTCACGACTAAAGTCAGGAGTGTTCTAACACATTTCATAAAATGAAATTAGCTCTTCTTAATAAGGAGAGCTTTTTTGTGTTATAATATTCATATATAAAATATTAAAATAAGGAGGTCAGAACTTGTTTAAAAAATTTATTTCATATTATAAGCCTCATAAGAAAATGTTTTTTTTAGATTTACTAGCAGCTTTTCTTATTTCTATTTGTGATTTATTCTATCCTATATTAACTCGTTCAATATTATATGATTTTATCCCAAATAGAAAATTAAAAACAATTTTTCTTTTTCTATTTATCTTGGCATTAATCTATATTTTTAAAATGCTATCTAATTATTTTGTTGGCTACTATGGACATATTGTTGGAGTAAAAATACAAGCAGATATGAGAAGAGATTTATTCAAGCATATTCAAAATATGCCCATATCTTATTTTGATAAAAATCAGACTGGGGATATTATGTCAAGGATAGTAAATGATCTGGTAGATATTTCAGAACTTGCTCACCATGGACCTGAAGATGTTTTCATATCAGGTGTTCTAGTTTTAGGTTCTTTTTTCTATCTAATTAATTTAAATCCTCTATTAACTTGTATAGTTTTTATCTTTATTCCAATTTTAGCTCTACTTACTATTTTTTTAAGAAAGAGAATGATGAGAGCCTTTGCCGAGACAAGAACTACTGTTGGTGCTATAAATGCAAATTTATCAAATTCTATTTCAGGAATTAGAGTGTCTAAATCTTTTAATAATAGCAAGTTTGAATTTAAAAAATTTGAAGAAGGAAACTCTAAATATATCATTGCAAGAAAGGCAGCATACTTTTGGTTAGCTGTTTTTCAAGGTGGAGTTTACTATATCATAGATACTCTTTATCTTGTTATGCTTTTAAGTGGAACTTTATTTACTTATTACAATAAGATTACTGTAGTAGATTTTGTTACATATATGCTATTTGTTAATTTATTAATAACTCCTATAAAAAGGCTTATTAATTCAGTAGAGCAATTTCAAAATGGAATGAGTGGCTTTAGAAGATTCTATGAAGTAATAACTGTTCCTCAAGAAGAAGAAGGAAAAATTGAAGTTGGAAAGTTAAATGGTAACATAGTCTTTGATGAAGTAACTTTTAGATATGAAGAAAATGAAAATATTTTTGAGAATTTCTCTTTAAATATTAAAGCTGGAACAAATGTAGCTTTAGTTGGTGAATCAGGAGTTGGTAAAAGTACTATCTGCCATTTAATCCCAAGATTCTATGAAATTTTATCTGGTAAAATTACTATAGATGACATAGATATTAAAGATATGACTTTATCTTCACTTAGAAAGAATATAGGAATTGTAAGTCAAGATGTTTTTCTATTTACAGGAACTATAAAAGAAAATATTGCCTATGGAAAATTAGATGCGACTGATGAAGAAATTTACAGAGCAGCTAAATATGCAAATATCCATGACTATATTATGACTTTAGAAAAAGGATATGATACTCAAGTTGGTGAAAGAGGTATTCGTTTATCTGGAGGACAAAAGCAAAGAATATCTATTGCTAGAGTTTTCCTAGCTAACCCTCCTATTCTAATTTTAGATGAGGCAACAAGTGCTCTAGACAGTATAACTGAAAGAAACATACAAAAATCTCTAGATGAACTTAGTGAAGGTAGAACAACTTTAGTGGTTGCCCATAGACTTACAACTGTAAGAAAAGCTGATGTCATAATTGTTATCACAAAAGATGGAATAGCTGAAATGGGAAATCATGATGAATTAATGAAGCTACAAGGAATTTATTATAAGTTAAATCAAGTTTAAAAATAAAAAGTAAAAAATAAGTGAGTTATGAATGGAAATTTTAGATAAAAAATTAAAGCAAGTGAGCCGAGTAAATGTCGGTATGTCTGAAGCCAACTTGTTGGCAATCTTAGAAAGTCTTAATGAACTTGTTCATTTAGAGTTTCTTACAGATACCGAATTTCTTAGAAGCACTTAGCAATTTATTGCTTAGAGCTTCTTATGATGCAGAACATTAATTTTTTATCATTAAGAAATTTACTCAGTAACGAACTATTTTTTTACTTTTTATTAATTTGTAACAGCTTCTTTTTAATATATTTTTTATTTTTTATTTTTTATTTTTCAATGAACGTTTATATTCTCTAAAACTATTCCATCTATCGTGGAACCACATCCATTGTTCTGGATGTTTTCTAATAACATCTTCCATAATATTTATTAGATATTGCACATTGTTTTGTACATCTTCCTTAAAATTACCTGTCTTTTTCAATTCTATTTCATCTGTAACATAGATGGTAATTGTGTTATCATCATTAAAAGTGTTATAGACAAGTAAGAAAGGTAAGTCAAACTTCAATGCCATTGATACTGCTCCACTAGGTGCTTTTGTTTCCTTGCCAAAGAAATTAACTATAGCTCCTTTATCTCTATGGTCAGAAAATAGTGCAATAACTTTTTTTTCTCTCAATTTAGAAATTAAAACTCTACTTGTTCTTTCATTTTTTTCTATTACTTCCATATAATTTGCTTTCCCTCTAAGCTTTGTGATATAATCATTAATATATGGATTTCTTTGCTTTTTAGCAACAGTAATAATTTTATTCTCACCTGTACAAACTGTACTTGCTTCCATATTTCCCATGTGCATAGTAGCCGCCATAACACCCTTATCTTTTTTACAAGCATTCAACATACTTTCTTGATTTATAATCTTTATGTTTTTAGGATTCTTTAGATATTTATCAAACCATAATGAACATAAAAAAGCTTTTATCATTATTCTAAAAGATTTTCTTGCAATCTTTTCAATTTCCTCGTCACTCTTTTCAGGAAAAGCCATTTTCAAATTCATAAGGGCTGTCATTCTTCTACTTTTAATTAATTTATATGTAAGATTTCCTAAAAAATCTCCAAACTTAAATCTCAATTTTTCAGGTAATAAAAGTAATAAAAAAATAAAAAATCTGGCAACAATATATTGAATAAAATACATAATAAAATCTCCTTTAAGTTTTTCTAATTTATTATAACATATTTTACAGACTTGCTATTCTATTTTTTTTAAATATGTTATAATATTCCATGAATAAAAATACTTTGGAGGTAAAAATGAAAATTGGAATAATTGGTGCTATGCACGAAGAAATAGTTGAATTAAAAAGTTCAATGACTGATATAAATGAAATAGAAATTAGTAATTTAAAATTCTATGAAGGAAAATTATGCTCAAAAGATGTTGTCTTAGTTGAAAGTGGTATAGGAAAAGTTAATGCTGCAATATCTACAACTCTTTTAATTTCTAATTTTAAAGTTGACAAAATAATATTTACAGGAGTTGCTGGAGCAGTTAATCCTGATATTAAAGTTACTGATATTGTTATTGCCACTGATTTAGTTGAATCTGATATGGACGTAACAGCAGGTGGAAACTATAAATTAGGAGAAATACCTAGAATGAAGAGTTCTAATTTCAAGGCTGACCCTTATCTTTTTACTTTAGCTGACTCAGTTGCTACAAAACTTTTTGGATCTGAGAAAGTTCATAAAGGTAAAATTATAAGCAGAGATGAATTTGTGGCTTCATCTGAAAAAGTAAAAAAACTTAGAGAAATTTTTGAAGCTGAATGTGTTGAGATGGAAGGAGCAGCAGTAGCTCATGTCTGTGAAGTTTTAAATATACCATTTATAGTTTTAAGATCAATTTCTGATAAGGCTGATGATGAAGCTGGAATGACTTTTGATGAGTTTGTAAAAATTGCTGCAAAAAATTCAAAATCAATAGTAGAAGGAATTTTATCAATTATAAAATAAAGTGGGAAATAGATGGAGGGAAAAATGAATATTGATGCTTTACTAGAAGAATTATATGCTTATTCTATGTTTAGTATAAGACTTGGTTTAGATAATATTAAAGAAATCTGTAAACACCTAGGAAATCCACAAAATTCATATAAGGTTATACATATAACTGGAACTAATGGTAAAGGTTCTGTTTCAACAACAGTTGAAAGAATCCTAATAGATGCTGGATATAAGGTTGGAAAATACACTTCACCTCATATACTTGAATTCAACGAAAGAATATCTTTTGATGACAAGTATATCAGCAATGAAGATGTTGCTAAATATTATGAAAAAGTTAAGAAGATTATTGAAGAACATAACATACAAGCAACATTCTTTGAAGTTACAACTGCTATGATGTTTGATTATTTCAAAGATATGAAAGCTGAATATGTAATTTTAGAAGCTGGTATGGGTGGAAGATATGATGCAACAAATATTTGTAATAATATTGTATCAGTGATAACTAATGTTAGCTTAGAGCATACAGAGTACTTAGGAGATACTATTTATAAAATAGCAACTGAAAAAGCTGGAATAATTAAAAACTGTCCTTATACCATCTTTGCTGACAATAATCCTGATGTAAAAAAAGCAATTGAAGAAGTTACAGATAAATATGTAAATGTCCTAGATAAATATAAGGATAGCACATATAAACTTGATTTTAATACTTTTACAACAAATATAAATATAAATGGAAATATCTATGAATATTCACTTTTTGGTGATTATCAATATAAAAACTTTTTATGTGCCTATGAAGTTGTAAAATATTTGGGCATAGATGAAAATATAATAAAAGAAGCAATTAAAAAGGTTGTATGGCAATGTAGATTTGAAGTATTCTCTAAAAATCCTCTTGTGATTTTTGATGGTGCTCATAATGCTGCTGGTGTTGAAGAACTTATAAAAATTGTAAAACAACACTTTTCTAAAGATGAAGTTACTGTGTTAGTGTCTATTTTAAAAGATAAAGATAGGGTTTCAATGTTTAGAAAACTAAATGAAATATCTTCTAGTATAATCTTAACATCTATCCCAGACAATCCAAGAGCTTCAACAGCAAGAGAATTATATGATTATGTTGAAAATAAAAAAGATTTTGAATATGAAGAAGATCCAATAAAGGCATATAATTTAGCTTTAAGTAAAAAGAGAAAACTTACTATATGTTGTGGTTCTTTCTATATCTTAATTAAGTTAAAAGAGGGGTTAAATGGATAAAAAAAAGAATACAAAATCATCAAATAGGGAGAAGCCTGTAAACAAAAAGCAAGAAGCTTCTAAAAAGAAAGAGAACTCTAATGCTAATAATACTAAAAATAAGGTGAATACAAATACTAATCCAAAGGTTAAACCTAAGGTTAAGAAAAAAACTAGTATAAATTTCCAAAAATTTCTTAACTTTATAGTTTTTCTTGTATTTATTATTTTTACTTTCTTTATGTATAAAAAAGTTTCTAACCAAGAAAAGTTAGAGCAGGCTATGGTAGAAAATACAACTAAACAGGTACTTGCAGCTATGGATCTTAGAAATAATGAATTCTATGGTGGAACTAAAAAAGAAATTAAAAAAGAAGAAAAAGTTCAAGAAATAAAAGAAGAAAAGAAACTTGAAGAAAATGTAGTTGAAACTCCTAAAGAGCTACCAAAAGAAACAACTATTGAGAAGAAAACTGAAGTTCCTAAAGAAGAGAAGGCTCCTGTTGTAAATGATAAAAAAGAAGTCAAAGCAGAAGCTAAAACTGAGGAAAAGAAGACTGTAGCTAAGGTTGAAGAAACTAAAAAAGAGGAAAAGAAAGTTGAAAAACCTAAGCCAAAAGAAACAACTACTGAAAAGAAAACTGAAGTTCCTAAAGAAGAGAAAGCTCCTGTTGTAAATGATAAAAAAGAAGTCAAAGCAGAAGCTAAAACTGAGGAAAAGAAGACTGTAGCTAAGGTTGAAGAAACTAAAAAAGAGGAAAAGAAAGTTGAAAAACCTAAGCCAAAAGAAGCTACTTCTGAAAAGAAAGCTGAGATTTCTAAAGAAGAAAAAGCTGCTAAAAAGGTTGAAGAAGCTAAAAAAATAGA from Fusobacterium pseudoperiodonticum carries:
- a CDS encoding valine--tRNA ligase — protein: MNELDKNYSPNEIEEKWYKTWEESKFFAASLSSEKENYSIVIPPPNVTGILHMGHVLNNSIQDTLIRYNRMRGKNTLWMPGCDHAGIATQNKVERKLAEEGLKKEDIGREKFLEMTWDWKEKYGGIITQQLRKLGASLDWDRERFTMDEGLSYAVRKIFNDLYHDGLIYQGEYMVNWCPSCGTALADDEVDHEEKDGHLWQIKYPVKDSDEYIIIATSRPETMLADVAVAVHPEDERYKHLIGKTLILPLVNREIPVIADEYVDKEFGTGALKITPAHDPNDYNLGKKYNLPVINMLTPDGKIVNDYSKYAGLDRFEARKKIVEDLKEQGFFIKTEHLHHAVGQCYRCQTVIEPRVSPQWFVKMKPLAEKALEVVRNGEIKILPKRMEKIYYNWLENIRDWCISRQIWWGHRIPAWYGPDRHVFVAMDEAEAKEQAKKHYGHDVELSQEEDVLDTWFSSALWPFSTMGWPEKTKELDLFYPTNTLVTGADIIFFWVARMIMFGMYELKKIPFKNVFFHGIVRDEIGRKMSKSLGNSPDPLDLIKEFGVDAIRFSMIYNTSQGQDVHFSTDLLGMGRNFANKIWNAARFVIMNLEGFDVKSVDKTKLDYELVDKWIISRLNETAKEVEDCLEKFELDNAAKAVYEFLRGDFCDWYVEIAKIRLYNDDEDKKISKLTAQYMLWTILEQGLRLLHPFMPFITEEIWQKIKVDGETIMLQQYPVADNNLIDVKIEKSFEYIKEVVSSLRNIRAEKGISPAKPAKVVVSTSNSEELETLEKNELFIKKLANLEELTCGANLEAPAQSSLRVAGNSSVYMILTGLLNNEAEIKKINEQLAKLEKELEPVNRKLSDEKFTSKAPQHIIDRELRIQKEYLDKIEKLKESLKSFEE
- a CDS encoding MarR family winged helix-turn-helix transcriptional regulator; translation: MQRLGGFLITKIKQLHSRALAQCISDKGIDAFSGEQGKILFVLWRKDKITQKELATETGLAKNTITIMLEKMGKNNLIRKITDENDKRKSLVILTDYAKSLKKPFDEISDDEMLKKVYKGFSEEEIDKCEEYLHRIIKNLEEKEESDR
- a CDS encoding glycine betaine ABC transporter substrate-binding protein yields the protein MVNQLMKLLTEDFKFFTNLTIEHVLISLLAISIASVLGIILGIIISEYRRFSGLILGTVNILYTIPSIALLGFFITITGVGNTTALIALIIYALLPIIRSTYTGIVNINPLIIEASEGMGSTKLQQLFKVKLPLALPVLMSGIRNMVTMTIALAGIASFVGAGGLGVAIYRGITTNNSAMTFLGSLLIALLALIFDFILGIMEKRLTNHKRTKYKVNFKLIILGLFIIIFGAYFSLNSKKDKTINIATKPMTEGYILGQMLTELIEQDTNLKVNMTTGVGGGTSNIQPAMVKGEFDLYPEYTGTSWEAVLKKEGSYDESKFDELQKEYKEKYNLEYVNLYGFNNTYGLAVNKDIAEKYNLKTYSDLAKVSNNLIFGAEYDFFEREDGYKELQKVYNMNFKKQIDMDIGLKYQAMKDKKIDVMVIFTTDGQLAISDVVVLEDDKKMYPSYRAGTVVRSEILSEYPELKPVLEKLNNILDDKTMADLNYQVESEGKKPEDVAREYLQEKGLLEAK
- a CDS encoding ABC transporter ATP-binding protein, translating into MIEFKNISKSYGNQEIIKDFNLTIECGTFLTIIGSSGSGKTTILKMINGLIKADKGEVLINNKNIQDEDLIELRRKIGYVIQGNILFPHLTVFDNIAYVLNLKKYNKKEIEKIVNEKMDMLNLSRDLKDRLPDELSGGQQQRVGIARALAANPDIILMDEPFGAVDAITRYQLQKDLKELHKKTEATIVFITHDITEALKLGTKVLVLDKGEIQQYDMPKNICSNPKNEFVKQLLKMAEM
- a CDS encoding glutathione peroxidase → MKIYDFTVKNRKGEDVSLENFKGKVLLIVNTATRCGFTPQYDELEALYSKYNKDSFEVLDFPCNQFGNQAPESDDEIHTFCQLNYKVKFDQFAKVEVNGENAIPLFKYLKEQKGFTGFDPKHKLTSILNDMLSKNDPDFAKKPDIKWNFTKFLVDKSGNVVARFEPTTGAEEIEKEIKKYL